A segment of the Cydia splendana chromosome 16, ilCydSple1.2, whole genome shotgun sequence genome:
GCGGTAGTGAATTTCTCTTTTCGCAGCTCCATAGAACTCTCATCGCCTAGACTTTCAAGCACAGCTCCACTGAAAAAACACAATGGTAGCATGCTAATATTTAAGAATCCAAATAGACGTTGTCGAATCGGATGATAAGACCATTTTCTTGCGCAAGAaacgtaagtaggtaggtaccaccacgctccgcgattgttgcgccatttagggtcctggattggttgttcaatacttacgctatagaatttccaatttaggaagaaccctaaatggcataacaatcccgtgtggtgactgtacgtgGTACGTGTGATGTAGGTAGAAGAGGTAGACCACGTGTGAATGAAAAGATCGGTCGGTGAAGACATTTTTAAAGGGAACTCACTCGCAAATATTTAAACTACCTATATTTCTCGCTGTGTTGCGCCGATCTGACCGTCTACGCAGAAAAATACATCCGTCATTGCGACAATTTGGACGCCTAAAAGCGGAGAAAGGTCTTGTAGCTAGTTTATACTAACAAGTCGTCGCAGCCGAGCATGCCGTTGGCCTGGTTGTCGAACAGCAGGAACAAGCTGTGCAGGTTGGCGATGGTGACGTCATTCCACCCCGGGAACCGCTCCACCACCTTCTGTGTGCTCCAGCGGCGGTCGAGTTCTTTCATCTCCTGCGCACCATTAGGAGCTTTAACCCTTTGAACCCTTTATGTCATTAACATTAACACAGTAAACATCACTCCAACACCAATAGACGGAACGAAATCCCTCTATAAtcaacagctgccaggcgcccggaattaataatgatacttagtatggcacactaaactagagggatttcgttgctctataaattgcaaacctatttccgtagctagctctTAGATCATAAGATCCCGGGCGCAAGGGAGCTAATGTAAACCTTACTCGAAAGTGTGAAAGTTACTTTGACAGAGCCTGCCATAACACTTATAAGTAGTTGTCCTTGGCGCTGTGGGCACGACTAGTAACGACGACTTGAggtgttcttggcgttcaaaagttaaacattattttggatGATGGataatataagtaatattttacTTGCATGATAACTGGCTGAACCTCTTCTTCatagtaagtatataaaatgtTGGAATACATGATAtgcataggtacttacatatgtagtgcaaaattgttttccatcgtattttttcggaaacgttcgtatttgtcatgctacttcagtcaacctcagtactttttgttccgagactgactgaaatagcaagaaacgtacgaacgtttccgtgaaaatacgatggaaaataattatgcactacatctgtacaacaAACAGCTGGCCTTTAACTGAACTGGTATATAGGGTATATCATTAATTCATTGTGATTGCAATAAAGTTTTCAACAGCGTGAACCAATATAGCCGTGGGCGAAAacacatctgcgaggcccttttcaatGTGTTTCCCAAGGTAGCTAATAAAGCTTGGCTTTGCGAGGCCCCCTTagtgcgaggccgtgggcgaaggCCCCATTCGCCCACGTCTATAGCTACACCACTGGTTTTCAAATTGCCAATAGATATGTCATTGTCATACTTGGTTATACTGGCGCTGCTCTGCTAGCCGCTTGTAGAACAAGTCGACGAGCTTGTCATAGTCCGTCATGACGGCCTTCGGCTGATCCGAAAGACGCCGCACGGGTTCGCCTGTTTCGTAGAATATTAGTAGATAtagtatacctacataaaaaaacaacgggttgtactccgggagtgccggcagaagggaaaactcaacgacattgtaactcaaaatattaataacagggcAATATTGaagttaacgccatctagcgttgtatcgtcgcattacttgaaacccctaagcacatcactgtaagTTGAGTACTACTGGTATTaccgttatattaataccagtttgagggaaactcactagatggcatttaaatcaaaaaacaatgacattgtccgtcacacataacataagtcacgcaagcgccctgcgccgcctacatgaaacagcaggctcaggcataggtacattttcgccgtgcggtagaaagagaggagagacgccttacgctgtctcgagtttataattttttccccacctcaaaaagtgcacagcgccgctaaagaagttttcacttcaaaaattaagtacaataacCACAGTccacttattaaataaagaaTCTACATATATCAAGACTATCTATCTCTGTCTCAGTTCAGGTTTTTATTTCCTAAGTTTTATGTTAAACAAACTTAAGATTAGCTAGTTTACGACATCTACGAAAATACAAGCACCCGCCCTTACAAACAATGCCAACATTGATTGTGAGTCACGGTTTAAGTATGGGAAGGTATTAATTTTAGTTACTTAACACAAAAGGCGGTTCTTATCTCTTTGTAGGTACTCTAGTACGCTGCagggtttactaatatgtggccgaaaattgtatagcaaattatcactacccaaactatttttcccatactatcatttggcaaaactatcagatggcagaccaatgtttcgcatatataacatgtcgcaaatgattatttacaatattattgtatggcaaaatatttagttggtcatgtttcaaaatgtcttttattgttatgtcgaatgtattgataggcataaattatttttcgcctaatattgtgaataacctacctatccctgggagcagtttcgtttttagggtcataaaaaaaataaccctaacctaccttcctacctatctctgggagcagtctcgttttacgggtcataaaaaaaataaccctaacctaattatctctgggagcagattcgtttttagggtcaccaaaaaaaaaataaccctaacctacctatctctgggagcagattagtttttagggtcatcaaaaaaaaaaataaccctaacctacctatctctgggagcagattcgtttttagggtcaccaaaaaaaaataaccctaaccgacctatctctgggagcagtttcgtatttagggtcatcaaaaaaaaaataaccctaacctacctatctctgggagcagtttcgttttacaggtcataaaaaaaataaccataacctacctatctctgggagcaatttcgtttttagggtcttaaaaaaataaccataacctacctatctctgggagcagtttcgttttacgggtctaaaaaaaaatgctaaatatagttgtgatccaataataagtatgcgaaatttcaatttgggcaaacgttatttaacaataaatagttaggtataataaaacatttgcttagtaactatttttctaaataaatcgtggtaaaatgaacatctgctaaataaaattgtgttcaaataaaaattatgctaaataataatatgctaagcattggtttgccaactaaaagtactgcaataagttggttggaaagtgaaattaggcgaaaaatatttcggcgagatggcagtacaccaCGCTGCAGGCTACATCTACCAAGGAAAGTTAAACTTTTCTTCGTTTTTAGCTCATTTCCAGTAGGCCGTAGGCTATTTTGCTTGTTGGGATACTTGGGATGCGGTTAGCATCAAGTTTTGTTATAATTTGAGATTGAGGTGGGCGCTAATCGGCCCGAGGGTGGTGAGAGTGAAAGGACTGCAAGGTAATTTGGAATTGGAAAAATCGATAAAGAAATGATTTATAAGATGCTATAATGAAGTCACCTGTAATATCGGTATTTTCTAACGAAGCGCGCATATACGATAAGCTTTTATGGCTCTATACCAGCTCTACTATAAGATTAGTGTAAGACTAGTAAGGCATCATTTCAAAAAACTTTCTACATTTAGGGCTATTTGCGACCCTGGATCTGAGAATCTAGAAATTAAACATATAAAGTAATACTTGCCATCGAACTCAAAAGTAACGAGTATCTTCTACCTAGCAAATACCTAATcatcaatatatataataaaagaaagtgtACAATGTGCGTGCCGCTAAAACTCAGAAATGAGTCCCGATACGGTCAAGGAAGCTATATGGGGTGGTAGCGCCCTCTATCTCCCGTCCATGAAGAAGTTTTCCGTTTTTACCTGAAGGGTGTGCTTTTGAAGATATAAGGGCTGAAAGTTTCGCcccctgagacccagaagcagttgtttttgtttttgaattttgaaccttaacttaataaatgaaagttcagaatagatcgtgaaatatatacctacaaaattttGTACCTGGTGAGGTGTCTCGGGCCTCGGAGGCTAGAtatttctagaacagtccagaacattcgagagtattcgagagcattccacagcatatcagaacattctagatcattgtggaatattccagaacactttcgaatgttgtggaatattctggaacattcgaagccgtctcgggtctcggaggctagacGTTTCAAGAACAGTCCagaacattcgagagtatttcagaacattctggaatgttgtcgaatattcgagagCATTGCACAGCATTTCAGAATTactggaatgttgtcgaatattcgagatcattccagatcattgtggaatattccagaacactttcgaatatTGTGAcatattctggaacattcgatGCCGCctcggaggctagacatttctggAAAAGTCCAGAccattcgagagcattccacagcatatcAAAACATTCTGGGATGTtagcgaatattcgagaacattctagatcaatgtgaacattccagaacactttcgaatgttgtggaatattctggaaaaTTTGAAGCCGTCTCGGAGGCTTGACATTTCTAGAACATTCCAGACCATTCGAGAGTTCGAGAGCATTCCATCGTATTCTGGAATGTTATCGAATACTCGAGAAtattctagatcattgtggaacattccagaacactttagaatgttgtcgaatatttAAGAGCATTTCCAGAAcattgtggaatattccagaaccctttcgaatgttgtggaatattttGGACCATTCGAAGCCTTTTTATAGGGTTGGATCTACTATTGGTAGGGGTATATATTTAAAGCAAGATAGTTGTGAGGTTCGAATGTTCGAGAACATtccggaatattctggaatgttATCAAATATTCGTAAATAGCCTAGAATTCAGGATCtcagatcattgtggaatattccagaGCACACTCAAATGTTGTAGAATATCTAGAACATTGTAGACTATTCGAAGCCTTCATATTCTCAGGAGATTTTCGACAAGCACTTCCAGTTATCCCTATTCCCTATGCTTTTCTCAGGGTCAACTATATGTAGGTTGCTCTCgagttggaaataaaaaaaaacatagaaatAGGTCTATATCTATTTCTATGTATTTTACTACTACAATACCTATGTAttgtagttaaaaaaaatacctaattatattttaaagtttatccttttattacaaccaccacacaattctcatgtcagctccctgagcgaagccgggtaccacagctagtataaaataaataaagtaagcGCTTATATACCTGTGGCAGTAAAATCCTCCTGCCTATAGAAACATATCGGCTTCCTTTTCACGGGATACTCGAAAAACCTCCCCAAACCGGAAAAGAAAGAGCTAAAATTGATGCCCATCGTTTGTTTGAATCACAGCTGTATTGACTTTGTCAACATCAacatgacttttatgacactgCCATGCGGTCGGATTATTTCGGCTCTCCTTGGTCGTGTTAATTTCACAGTTGTTTCACAGTGACTATAGTATTTGGACCAAAGAGTATAAGTGATTTGGACTGTATTCTTTTGGCAGAATGCCTTTGCGACAATAactatatttaaaagaaaattgtgtATGGTAAATGTATCGAGCGTGTAGCATTAAATTTTTCTCCGCCGTCTACGGAGTGTTACAGTTCCTGCATAAAGCACAGAGTTATCGATTGCAGGAGAGGTGTAAGATCTAAGAAAAAATTGTGCCCCCAAGTTTGGCATTCAAACTAGATGCCGCTTATATGAATTAGGGCTTGTGCATAAATCACGCGAGGTTTAATAGGGGGGCAGAGGGGCACGAAAAACTCATGAcggatcacgttgggggagggggggtataaggagacctcacgtgtatttttcgaAAGTGAACAAAACTAagtaaaaatacctaccacaagTATCACATGAGTAGACATTTTTCCTCGGTTTCGTTAAGGTCTTCGCACATTACAACAACTCAACGGCGACTCGATTCTATGCCAAATATTGAAATTTAAGCCCTATGTCAGAATTTCTAGGtttaatttcaaaaaatatattaaagtaGTGTACGACGTGTGGTCTACGCGTCGTACACTAAAGGTCAACTCCGACACGTTTGCCACGCATTGACCACACGTCGTCCCCGCAACGACTATGCGTTTGCGACTGACGCGTGACGGGTAACCATTTGGCGGCCTAATTCGTTGACACCGCGTTGTCCACTCGTTGACAACGCATTGCCCACTAGTGACCATTGGGTGGATCAACTAGTTGACTACTCATCAAGAGTGTGAGTAGAGGTGCTGCCGAAGTGGCGTGGAGTTGATATAGTGTGCGAAGACCTTTAAGCAGCGAgtctattttactaaattttggAGCGCTTGGCCCTGACCGGTCGGatggaaaaatttcaaaaaaatacacgtgaggttatgtgggggtagccaaaaacctcaccaaatatcaccaagggggaggggggttcaaaaagtagccgaaaacacctcgcgtgatttgtgcacaacccctagtGATCCTAACTAAACTGTCAAACATCAACTTTTGACATATCTACTTCATCTGTTAAATTCaaggtacatttttttcttaCACTACTACTGAATCAGTCTACTGTAAAAAACTGGTTCAGTGTTTATGAGATTTGTGGCAGTGAATACACTATTCGTGCATCACACGCTACATAATTGTAGAGATTAGTCTTTCCATTTGGGTTTTATGTACATACCTAATAATTTCCAATGcaagacttacatatgtatgaaaTGATAACGCCATTGTTCTATCAATCACTTTattaaatttccatacaaaattccattaaaattttcaaaaatttcaTGACATTATATAGCGTCACATACAATTGATAAGATAAGAATGTAATGATAATTACCGAAAgggtaaaataatgtaaacgaAATATGGTAGCACTAAATTAAAATATAGGAACATTTATAAAATTTCAGTCTTCTTTCAACAGTATTACCGAAGTTAACGTAAGATATagatataaaaaaagaaaaggctGCTGTCCACCACGTCATGCACGAGTTGCACAATAATTACAATAATACTATGTACCTAGAAACGAAACTGACATCTTAAATTGTAAAGCACACAGTAGAATTTTTGGGCGTAAAGTATCAGTAGACAACAGACTTCTAAGCGGTGATCTGACCACCGTTAATTAATTCCAATCAGTCTTCAATGCTTTACAAGTGAGGTAGATGCGGTTATAATATTAACTTGAACACACTAGCGCCTCGCGGGGGCCGCACTCCACCCGCGACCCCCGCCGGCCGTGTACAAAAATACTACTTATCTCAGTAACACATGATATTATCGACCATTGCATTCCTCTCCTAGTTATGATTGTGATGGTAAAGAGCGACGATGGACTAGAGATGAACTTCCGACCGCCAACGCTAAGCCGAGCCTTGGAAACCATACCGCGTTTCAGTGCGGTATCGTTTTCAAATCCTGCGTTGCGTGACTTGTGAAATGTCATCTTTATTCGCTCCACGAGAACGTTGGGTATCCCAATGAGTCTTTAATATTGAAATCAGGGA
Coding sequences within it:
- the LOC134797906 gene encoding uncharacterized protein LOC134797906; amino-acid sequence: MGINFSSFFSGLGRFFEYPVKRKPICFYRQEDFTATGEPVRRLSDQPKAVMTDYDKLVDLFYKRLAEQRQYNQEMKELDRRWSTQKVVERFPGWNDVTIANLHSLFLLFDNQANGMLGCDDFGAVLESLGDESSMELRKEKFTTADTDNDGWITYDEFLSLVYNFNDQKEGNLTGLARLCNEIAENIQFVSNLTVGEQLEYGLF